The Sedimentisphaera salicampi genome includes a region encoding these proteins:
- a CDS encoding PEP-CTERM sorting domain-containing protein — MKSIMFKVWSLVFAAACSVSFAAYQQIDLDQFANGQELTNQISGITFSADNTGGGPDSVAIFDTTLTDTADPDLEGPPNTNWQGGNLSDPQTGVGNIIIIQENTTGYDPPGDTIFDTPDDEGGGGSIFIDYGSTLMKGFKFAFADSEEYSSGDSVCVGISFYRDSFDETDLVAKVPLADYLEAGNYFKTTYNSDGSIEFEDHYANDFEITSGDLEAAFQGVADGTFNKIKICLDNSSGGFGLLEYEQVPEPLTLALLGGGFILARKRRA; from the coding sequence ATGAAAAGCATTATGTTTAAGGTTTGGAGTTTGGTTTTTGCTGCTGCCTGCTCTGTGTCTTTCGCTGCATATCAGCAGATAGATTTAGACCAGTTCGCCAATGGACAGGAACTTACAAACCAGATTTCAGGCATCACTTTCTCCGCTGATAATACCGGCGGCGGCCCTGATTCTGTGGCCATCTTTGACACAACACTTACAGACACTGCCGACCCAGATCTGGAAGGCCCTCCAAATACCAACTGGCAGGGAGGAAACTTATCCGATCCCCAGACAGGCGTTGGCAACATCATCATCATTCAGGAGAACACAACAGGCTATGACCCTCCAGGAGACACGATTTTTGACACTCCCGACGATGAAGGCGGCGGAGGCTCCATATTTATAGATTACGGCAGCACACTGATGAAGGGCTTCAAATTCGCATTTGCAGATTCGGAGGAATACAGCTCGGGCGACAGCGTTTGCGTAGGAATTTCCTTCTACAGGGATTCTTTTGATGAAACTGACCTCGTTGCAAAGGTTCCATTGGCAGATTACCTGGAAGCAGGAAACTACTTCAAAACAACATACAACTCAGATGGTTCAATCGAATTCGAAGACCACTATGCGAATGATTTTGAAATAACCAGCGGAGACCTTGAAGCCGCTTTCCAAGGTGTTGCAGACGGAACATTCAACAAGATTAAGATTTGTCTGGACAATTCCTCAGGCGGTTTTGGACTGTTAGAATATGAGCAGGTTCCAGAGCCTCTAACGCTTGCTCTTCTCGGCGGCGGTTTTATACTCGCGAGAAAACGCAGAGCCTGA
- a CDS encoding IS110 family transposase yields MKNIIGIDVSKDRFDVYCKTTKEYTSYSSDASDIDKLAEYCQKQEPELVVMEATGGYEFKMASVLMAKGLPVSIVNPGRVKEFAKSLGILAKTDKICARKISLFAEAVKPRQNSQIDEQRREIKELTVRREQLVKMRTAEKNRLDKAFEKTTLNSIKSTIDFLERQINDLDKTISELIEKVPRLKKKAEILTSIPGVGEKTASMLVAAMPELGTLNRRQIAMLVGVAPINRDSGKMRGKRATGGGRKGVRDKLFMPALTIVRFNPALKCFYERLVEKGKPKKVALTATMRKLVCIMNTMLQNETFWQNKLLRGEAGFGAEPQEKSI; encoded by the coding sequence ATGAAAAACATTATTGGCATTGATGTTTCAAAAGATCGTTTTGATGTTTATTGTAAAACTACTAAAGAGTACACTTCTTACAGTAGTGATGCTTCAGACATTGATAAGTTGGCTGAATACTGCCAAAAACAAGAACCAGAACTTGTTGTTATGGAGGCAACTGGCGGCTATGAGTTTAAGATGGCTTCTGTGCTTATGGCCAAAGGATTACCTGTTTCAATTGTGAATCCAGGCAGGGTTAAAGAGTTTGCAAAATCTTTAGGTATCTTAGCCAAAACAGATAAGATTTGTGCCAGAAAAATATCTCTATTTGCAGAAGCCGTTAAACCAAGGCAGAATTCTCAAATTGACGAGCAAAGACGTGAAATAAAAGAACTTACAGTTCGAAGAGAGCAGCTCGTTAAGATGCGTACAGCAGAGAAAAACAGATTAGATAAGGCGTTTGAGAAGACAACTTTGAACAGTATTAAATCAACAATTGATTTTCTTGAAAGGCAAATTAATGACCTCGACAAGACTATCTCAGAGCTGATTGAAAAGGTGCCAAGGTTAAAGAAGAAAGCTGAAATACTTACCAGCATACCGGGTGTAGGCGAGAAAACTGCATCAATGCTTGTTGCAGCTATGCCCGAGCTGGGAACGCTTAATCGCAGGCAGATCGCCATGCTTGTAGGGGTTGCTCCAATCAATAGAGACAGCGGTAAAATGAGGGGCAAAAGAGCTACGGGAGGCGGCAGAAAAGGTGTCAGGGATAAACTTTTTATGCCGGCTTTAACAATCGTAAGGTTCAATCCGGCATTGAAATGTTTCTATGAAAGACTTGTTGAAAAGGGAAAACCCAAGAAGGTTGCCCTTACCGCAACGATGAGAAAACTTGTGTGTATCATGAATACAATGCTGCAAAACGAAACCTTTTGGCAAAATAAATTGTTAAGAGGAGAGGCGGGGTTTGGGGCAGAGCCCCAAGAAAAATCTATTTAA
- a CDS encoding PEP-CTERM sorting domain-containing protein (PEP-CTERM proteins occur, often in large numbers, in the proteomes of bacteria that also encode an exosortase, a predicted intramembrane cysteine proteinase. The presence of a PEP-CTERM domain at a protein's C-terminus predicts cleavage within the sorting domain, followed by covalent anchoring to some some component of the (usually Gram-negative) cell surface. Many PEP-CTERM proteins exhibit an unusual sequence composition that includes large numbers of potential glycosylation sites. Expression of one such protein has been shown restore the ability of a bacterium to form floc, a type of biofilm.): protein MYGRLLPAVILALLTAASACFAGYSDTGGVSQSIDGSSGQIDWENINSSGSVYIGYYGFSGTSSATIDSGSSVDVEGLYIGYDSDNEGTLTLSGQGTEWNSGYNDDAIGGLGKGTLNVLDGAAYTSLTSTIIGNSNQGTVVVDNATFEIDSYLYLNKYSSDADNSSLTVTGGGTASAQGLIDIRYNSAALNVEDGSMYANEIFVNSSAVININIGLKGSLELGSASSTQTISDFLANGFTGGGSYDLKIWNDGSYADYSSLTENADYKVEDGVLFVPEPATFSLLFLGGAGLIRRR from the coding sequence ATGTATGGCAGATTGTTACCAGCAGTAATTCTTGCATTGCTAACAGCCGCAAGTGCGTGTTTTGCGGGCTATTCAGATACCGGCGGGGTATCACAAAGCATTGACGGGAGCAGCGGGCAGATCGACTGGGAGAACATCAATTCGAGTGGTTCAGTGTATATCGGCTATTATGGTTTTTCGGGCACTTCTTCTGCCACCATAGACAGCGGTTCCAGCGTTGATGTTGAAGGTTTATATATCGGCTACGACTCTGATAATGAAGGTACACTGACATTATCCGGCCAAGGTACAGAATGGAATTCCGGTTACAATGATGACGCAATAGGTGGGTTAGGGAAGGGTACGCTTAACGTTCTGGACGGAGCAGCTTATACGAGCCTAACCAGTACCATTATAGGAAATTCAAATCAGGGAACAGTGGTAGTTGACAATGCAACATTTGAAATTGATAGTTATCTTTATCTGAATAAATACAGCAGCGATGCTGATAACAGCTCTCTTACAGTAACCGGAGGCGGCACTGCCTCAGCTCAAGGATTGATAGATATTCGATACAATTCCGCCGCTCTCAATGTTGAAGATGGCAGCATGTATGCCAATGAGATATTTGTTAATTCTTCGGCAGTAATTAATATAAACATAGGCCTAAAAGGCTCACTTGAACTTGGCTCGGCTTCATCCACACAAACGATCTCCGATTTTCTTGCAAACGGCTTTACTGGCGGTGGCAGCTATGATCTGAAAATTTGGAATGACGGTTCGTATGCGGATTACTCAAGTCTTACAGAGAACGCAGATTACAAGGTTGAAGACGGCGTACTTTTCGTTCCCGAGCCTGCAACATTCAGCCTGCTCTTCTTAGGCGGAGCTGGCCTGATTAGAAGAAGATAA
- a CDS encoding ABC transporter substrate binding protein: protein MKYCSQDNSCFPLDCRRLVVLIAILCFSTSAISNSENAGSYQIPKSNVLMLNSYHKGNLWEDRITEAVEEQFREYPQIKLHIEYLDAKRHPLPETEQAFIALFREKFKSRKLDLVIAADNNALEFTVRRRKELFPQTPIVFCGINDYSEDMLDNPDWYTGVDDINDPLASIELIKKLNPNLKSVAVVGDGTKTGIGAVNNVHKALNGKVRDVEIRYLTGLNMDEFTKELSALSPETDAALLTLVNRTPDGEYYTYKESAGILAEASPAPIFCMNKVNIGSGVVGGKVGSGSGEGKLAGELALKVLSGKAPSEIPVVRESEEVILDYAALERFGFEDSPALENYQIINKPYNWAERHKGKIILVMAVIAAQALVILVLILKLLKREKAKVEEAKYNQLKTVMDGLPDMVALIKPDMTIEYCNKAAAKIVGRNAEETIGKKCFSLLCRDEPCGQCAFHEAVEKKKPVSAVRYIAPLNVWVSEASVPILNSSGEIEKILQRLEDITELKEYEKQIELNNERYRQLSMHSKTFAWEIDPEGLYTFVSDISKEVIGYAPEELVGKKHFYDLWPEDEKARLMSSAFEIIRKKESFRDFQDKTITKNGQEIWLSTSGFPVLSDSGELLGYRGTDKDITESMNSRLALKNQAYLLSAAESSTVLLLEENELDKAAPKALELIGKAANQDRTYIFECHKDSETGKMLTSQRYEWTKAEVGSQLSNPDLQNIPLEENIPRWYENLTQGRIIAGNVKDFPVNEQELLRPQKIISLIVVPIKIKNEFWGFVGFDNCRFEQEWSEAERSILSSLAGSFGAAVNRTKIEQKLKDSLRHSEKLNEVLGQQVESANRLTIAAEAANVAKARFLASMSHELRTPLNAIIGMGQVIDDDQLDEKKREGVQLIVKSGRKLTNLINDILEYSKAEAKGLEVQENEFSLREFMGGIYEMAAERAWQKQISADMSIDEQLPDKMLGDTQLLRQVLANLTGNAVKFTHEGGVKIKAALEEINGHQARVKFTVEDTGIGIPKGRLEELFDKFTQADASDSRKYEGTGLGLALSKELVELMGGQIEAESEEGKGSVFWFTVKLKIPQE, encoded by the coding sequence ATGAAATACTGCAGTCAGGATAACAGTTGTTTCCCATTAGACTGCCGCAGATTGGTGGTTTTAATTGCAATTCTATGCTTCAGCACGTCCGCAATTTCAAATTCAGAAAATGCCGGCAGCTACCAAATCCCGAAATCCAACGTATTAATGCTCAATTCCTATCATAAGGGCAACCTCTGGGAAGACCGAATCACTGAGGCTGTGGAGGAGCAGTTCAGGGAATACCCGCAGATAAAGCTTCACATCGAATACCTTGATGCAAAAAGGCATCCGCTCCCAGAGACAGAGCAGGCCTTCATCGCTCTGTTCAGGGAAAAATTTAAGAGCAGAAAGCTCGATCTGGTTATAGCGGCAGACAATAATGCCCTCGAATTTACCGTCCGCCGCAGAAAAGAGCTCTTCCCGCAAACCCCAATCGTCTTCTGCGGCATCAATGACTACTCAGAAGATATGCTTGATAATCCCGACTGGTACACCGGCGTGGATGATATAAACGATCCTCTCGCTTCCATCGAGCTGATAAAGAAGCTCAATCCTAATCTTAAGAGCGTGGCAGTGGTAGGTGATGGGACAAAAACCGGCATTGGAGCTGTAAACAACGTTCATAAAGCCCTGAACGGGAAGGTTAGAGATGTCGAAATCAGATACCTTACCGGCCTTAATATGGATGAATTCACAAAAGAGCTCTCCGCTCTGAGCCCCGAAACAGATGCGGCTCTTCTCACTCTCGTAAACCGCACGCCGGACGGGGAATACTACACATACAAGGAATCTGCGGGGATTCTGGCAGAGGCCTCTCCTGCCCCGATCTTCTGCATGAACAAGGTGAATATCGGCTCGGGAGTTGTCGGCGGGAAGGTAGGCAGCGGCTCAGGCGAGGGGAAGCTGGCAGGCGAGCTGGCTTTGAAAGTGCTCTCGGGAAAAGCCCCTTCGGAGATTCCAGTGGTGCGGGAGAGCGAAGAAGTGATCTTGGACTACGCTGCCCTTGAGAGATTCGGGTTTGAAGATTCGCCCGCCTTAGAAAATTATCAGATCATAAACAAGCCTTACAACTGGGCTGAAAGGCACAAGGGCAAGATTATTCTTGTAATGGCTGTTATAGCTGCTCAGGCTCTGGTCATTTTAGTCCTGATTCTTAAGCTCCTTAAAAGGGAAAAGGCGAAAGTTGAAGAGGCAAAATACAATCAGCTCAAAACTGTTATGGACGGTTTGCCGGATATGGTAGCCCTGATAAAGCCTGATATGACAATCGAATACTGCAATAAAGCAGCGGCGAAAATAGTCGGCCGGAATGCCGAAGAAACAATCGGGAAGAAGTGCTTCAGCCTTCTCTGCAGGGATGAGCCCTGCGGCCAGTGCGCATTCCACGAAGCTGTGGAAAAAAAGAAACCTGTCTCGGCAGTGCGTTATATTGCCCCCTTGAACGTTTGGGTTTCAGAGGCAAGCGTACCAATTTTAAATAGTTCTGGAGAAATAGAAAAGATTCTCCAAAGGCTTGAGGATATAACCGAGCTCAAAGAATACGAAAAGCAGATTGAGCTGAACAATGAAAGATACCGTCAGCTCTCAATGCACAGCAAAACCTTTGCATGGGAGATTGATCCTGAAGGCCTTTACACTTTTGTAAGCGATATATCGAAAGAAGTTATCGGGTATGCACCGGAGGAATTGGTAGGTAAAAAGCATTTTTACGATCTCTGGCCGGAAGATGAAAAAGCAAGGCTTATGTCAAGTGCGTTTGAAATTATAAGAAAGAAGGAAAGCTTCCGGGATTTCCAAGATAAAACGATTACCAAAAACGGGCAGGAGATCTGGCTTTCAACCAGCGGGTTTCCCGTTCTTTCCGATTCCGGCGAGCTTTTGGGATACAGGGGCACTGACAAAGATATAACAGAGAGCATGAATTCCAGGCTCGCACTCAAGAATCAGGCCTATCTTCTCAGCGCTGCGGAGTCATCAACAGTTTTGCTGCTTGAAGAAAACGAGCTGGATAAGGCTGCTCCGAAAGCTCTGGAGTTAATCGGCAAGGCGGCCAATCAGGACAGAACATACATATTCGAATGCCATAAAGACAGCGAAACGGGAAAAATGCTAACAAGCCAGCGATATGAATGGACGAAAGCCGAAGTGGGCTCCCAGTTATCGAATCCGGATTTGCAGAACATACCTTTAGAAGAAAATATCCCCCGCTGGTATGAGAATTTAACGCAAGGCAGGATTATTGCCGGAAACGTTAAGGATTTCCCTGTAAATGAGCAGGAATTGCTTCGTCCTCAGAAAATTATTTCTCTGATTGTTGTGCCGATAAAGATTAAAAATGAATTTTGGGGGTTTGTTGGATTCGACAACTGCCGCTTTGAGCAGGAGTGGAGCGAGGCAGAGCGGTCAATACTTTCTTCGCTGGCAGGGTCTTTCGGGGCAGCGGTTAACAGAACGAAAATCGAGCAAAAGCTCAAGGACTCTTTGCGGCATTCCGAAAAGCTCAACGAAGTGCTGGGGCAGCAGGTGGAAAGTGCAAACCGGCTTACTATTGCCGCAGAAGCGGCGAATGTAGCTAAAGCCCGATTCCTCGCATCTATGAGCCACGAGCTGAGAACCCCTCTGAATGCAATTATCGGTATGGGGCAGGTAATCGATGACGACCAGCTCGACGAGAAAAAACGCGAGGGTGTGCAGCTTATTGTGAAATCAGGCCGGAAGCTCACTAACCTGATTAACGACATCCTGGAATACTCCAAGGCGGAGGCCAAGGGGCTGGAGGTTCAGGAAAATGAATTCAGCCTTCGGGAGTTTATGGGCGGAATATATGAGATGGCAGCGGAAAGAGCCTGGCAGAAGCAGATTTCTGCTGATATGTCGATTGATGAACAGCTCCCTGATAAGATGCTCGGAGATACTCAGCTGCTCAGGCAGGTGCTGGCGAACTTAACCGGCAATGCCGTGAAATTCACGCATGAGGGAGGGGTGAAAATCAAGGCCGCCCTTGAAGAGATAAACGGTCATCAGGCCAGAGTGAAATTTACTGTTGAGGATACGGGAATCGGAATACCGAAAGGCAGGCTTGAAGAGCTTTTCGATAAATTCACTCAGGCAGATGCGTCTGATTCAAGGAAATACGAAGGCACTGGCCTCGGCCTCGCCCTTTCCAAAGAGCTTGTTGAGCTCATGGGAGGACAAATCGAAGCTGAAAGCGAAGAGGGCAAGGGCTCGGTTTTCTGGTTTACTGTAAAGCTGAAAATCCCGCAGGAATAA
- a CDS encoding superoxide dismutase [Ni] — protein MRKKILFVLPALAAALMFYSPAGAHCQIPCGIYDDDMRMKMMAEHITTIEKSMRLIKELSEEEEKDYNQIVRWVNNKEEHAQQLSDIITYYYMAQRIKPAEESDKKAFEKYQTQLTLLHKMLVETMKTKQTTDFKHIENLRELLHEFGHAYGGHEH, from the coding sequence ATGAGAAAAAAGATTTTATTTGTACTTCCGGCTTTGGCGGCGGCGCTTATGTTTTATTCTCCGGCAGGTGCGCACTGCCAGATTCCCTGCGGGATCTACGACGATGATATGCGTATGAAAATGATGGCTGAGCATATCACTACAATCGAAAAATCAATGCGGCTGATTAAAGAGCTCTCTGAGGAAGAGGAAAAAGACTACAATCAGATTGTAAGGTGGGTGAATAACAAGGAAGAACACGCCCAGCAGCTCTCGGATATTATCACCTACTACTATATGGCGCAGCGCATCAAGCCCGCTGAAGAGAGCGACAAGAAGGCCTTTGAGAAATACCAGACCCAGCTTACCCTGCTTCACAAGATGCTGGTTGAGACGATGAAAACCAAGCAGACTACAGACTTCAAGCATATTGAAAACTTAAGAGAGCTGCTTCACGAATTCGGCCACGCCTACGGCGGACACGAGCACTGA
- a CDS encoding sialate O-acetylesterase: protein MKTGKIFVLFFFICVSAAFSDIWLPAVFSDGMILQRGKENVIWGTCDKASEVEFSSSWISGKMVKKADRQGRWEFRFLPPQAGEGYSLTIKTPSDKRAVNNVSCGEVWVCSGQSNMDTSSNSYPDKYNLAKKIDLPRVKMFHIPHRASRTAQEDVEAEWFKAVSSDPRTANFSAAGYFFGKKLYEQLNVPIGLIHSAWGGSRIEPWTPLCGYEGIDRLSMLEKFIKEGTPGTAEYKERMQNYLAKRKTWLRSAEETLAEGGFVSPGPVFPEMPDVGHKGEIGTYNAMIHPIEGLAIKGFIWYQGEANRRDGMLYAWKKKALVEGWREVWDDYTLPFYYVQIAPFKYGSEDPSMLPRLQAGQEYAQEITDNTAMVIVNDFTTINDIHPPQKRPVGQRLAGLALRRDYGFEEVQPYSPSYESMEVENGKAVLSFTHTYGKLKSRNGKPLTHFEMAGKDGHFHKAEAVIDGDEVIVSCGKVSKPEAVRFAWHKTAEPNLENAAGLPAGPFTTNLEELIPPEGVNLAPHGSWKCSDPNPWGWNSGLTDGSWRGKRGECMASGKSENFPKHILLDLEDVCQVDKIIFGAPDFGSTKDVDVYAGKSKSSLRKLSSETFSFKQAGRRTIQAGGEEIRFVKLVFTDNYKKKAGYDENFIFVSELEVWGTPAE from the coding sequence ATGAAGACAGGCAAAATTTTTGTATTATTTTTCTTTATTTGTGTTTCCGCAGCGTTCTCCGATATCTGGCTGCCTGCGGTGTTTTCAGATGGTATGATTCTCCAGCGCGGCAAGGAGAATGTTATTTGGGGAACTTGTGATAAAGCCAGTGAGGTTGAATTCAGCTCCAGCTGGATTTCCGGAAAGATGGTAAAAAAAGCTGACCGGCAGGGCAGATGGGAGTTCAGATTTCTCCCGCCGCAGGCCGGTGAGGGCTATTCATTAACAATCAAAACTCCCAGCGATAAAAGGGCTGTCAATAATGTCTCCTGCGGCGAGGTTTGGGTGTGCTCGGGGCAGTCCAATATGGACACAAGCTCCAACAGCTATCCCGATAAATACAACCTCGCCAAAAAGATCGACCTTCCGAGGGTGAAGATGTTCCATATCCCGCACCGAGCCTCCCGAACGGCTCAGGAAGACGTGGAAGCTGAATGGTTCAAGGCGGTATCTTCTGATCCCAGAACAGCTAATTTCAGCGCAGCCGGCTATTTCTTCGGCAAAAAACTTTACGAACAGCTCAACGTTCCGATAGGACTTATACACTCCGCATGGGGCGGTTCACGCATAGAGCCTTGGACTCCGCTTTGCGGATACGAAGGAATAGACAGGCTGTCAATGCTCGAAAAGTTCATAAAAGAAGGTACGCCCGGAACTGCTGAATATAAAGAAAGAATGCAGAATTACCTCGCCAAACGTAAAACTTGGCTGAGAAGCGCTGAAGAAACGCTCGCAGAAGGCGGGTTCGTTTCGCCCGGGCCGGTGTTCCCCGAGATGCCGGATGTTGGGCATAAAGGCGAGATTGGAACCTACAACGCAATGATTCACCCAATAGAAGGGCTTGCGATAAAAGGCTTTATCTGGTATCAGGGCGAGGCAAACCGCAGAGACGGAATGCTTTATGCTTGGAAAAAGAAGGCCCTTGTAGAAGGCTGGCGGGAGGTCTGGGATGATTATACCCTCCCTTTCTATTACGTTCAGATTGCTCCATTCAAATACGGCAGCGAAGATCCTTCAATGCTTCCTCGCCTGCAGGCGGGGCAGGAATACGCTCAGGAAATCACGGATAACACTGCAATGGTGATTGTCAACGATTTTACAACGATAAACGATATACATCCCCCTCAGAAAAGACCTGTAGGCCAGAGGCTCGCAGGCCTCGCTCTCCGCAGAGACTACGGCTTTGAAGAAGTGCAGCCTTACAGCCCGAGCTATGAGTCAATGGAAGTAGAGAACGGCAAGGCCGTTTTAAGCTTTACCCATACCTACGGCAAACTGAAATCCCGCAACGGCAAACCGCTTACTCACTTCGAGATGGCCGGCAAAGACGGACATTTCCATAAGGCAGAGGCGGTTATAGATGGTGATGAGGTGATCGTATCCTGCGGAAAAGTCTCAAAGCCCGAGGCGGTACGCTTTGCATGGCATAAAACTGCCGAGCCCAATCTCGAGAACGCTGCGGGACTGCCTGCAGGGCCGTTTACCACTAATCTCGAAGAGCTTATCCCGCCTGAGGGCGTTAATCTCGCCCCTCACGGAAGCTGGAAATGCTCAGATCCAAACCCATGGGGCTGGAACTCCGGCCTTACAGACGGAAGCTGGCGGGGCAAAAGGGGGGAATGTATGGCATCGGGTAAATCAGAAAATTTCCCCAAGCACATTTTGCTTGACCTTGAAGATGTTTGCCAAGTGGACAAAATTATTTTCGGCGCGCCGGATTTCGGTTCAACGAAAGATGTGGATGTTTATGCCGGCAAATCAAAGAGCAGTCTTCGTAAGCTCTCCTCTGAAACATTCAGCTTTAAGCAGGCCGGCAGAAGAACAATACAAGCGGGCGGAGAAGAAATCCGCTTCGTTAAGCTCGTTTTTACGGATAACTACAAGAAGAAAGCAGGATACGACGAGAATTTTATTTTCGTAAGTGAACTGGAAGTTTGGGGCACGCCCGCTGAGTAA